The Raphanus sativus cultivar WK10039 chromosome 2, ASM80110v3, whole genome shotgun sequence genome includes a region encoding these proteins:
- the LOC108841254 gene encoding LOB domain-containing protein 7, giving the protein MSLSKFHGGSSSSATACAACKYQRKKCTENCILARYFAQEKQNQFLNAHKLFGVSNITKFIKGVEECQRDVAMNNLIFHANARARDPVLGVFKIMLDLKHQIACAQAELNFLHQKLATCQTLALQQQLACYSYGDLLEQGDQYLNIDGHVHQEIMQKQSPLNYEMFMEMPIKLEKEKISIPGHKNAVNQIAMPSQVI; this is encoded by the coding sequence ATGTCCTTAAGCAAGTTCCACGgtggctcctcctcctctgccACGGCTTGCGCTGCTTGTAAATACCAGAGGAAAAAGTGCACCGAAAACTGTATCCTCGCTCGTTATTTCgcacaagaaaaacaaaatcagtTTCTAAACGCCCATAAATTGTTCGGAGTAAGCAATATAACAAAGTTCATCAAAGGAGTTGAAGAATGTCAACGCGACGTAGCCATGAATAACCTAATTTTTCATGCCAATGCTCGTGCTCGAGATCCGGTTTTGGGAGTTTTCAAAATCATGCTTGATCTCAAGCACCAGATTGCTTGTGCTCAGGCTGAACTTAACTTTCTTCATCAGAAACTTGCCACGTGTCAAACTTTAGCTCTCCAGCAGCAACTTGCCTGCTATTCGTACGGAGATCTATTAGAACAAGGAGACCAATACCTTAATATTGATGGTCATGTTCATCAAGAGATAATGCAGAAGCAGAGTCCGCTGAACTACGAGATGTTTATGGAGATGCCTATCAAGCTTGAGAAGGAAAAAATCTCTATTCCAGGACACAAGAATGCGGTGAACCAGATAGCTATGCCGTCGCAAGTGATTTAG
- the LOC108828719 gene encoding LOW QUALITY PROTEIN: protein HOTHEAD (The sequence of the model RefSeq protein was modified relative to this genomic sequence to represent the inferred CDS: deleted 1 base in 1 codon), with amino-acid sequence MALKLVLFALLLCLPTSISSLASKGKEQKLKYNPYRYTFIDKASTFSASSSSSFSSSGKDSTYDYIVIGGGTAGCPLAATLSRNFSVLVLERGGVPFTNANVSFLGNFHIGLADTSASSASQAFVSTDGVYNARARVLGGGSCINAGFYSRADAEFVKRAGWDPKLVNESYPWVEREIVHQPKLTLWQKALRDSLLEVGVRPFNGFTYDHVSGTKVGGTIFDRFGRRHTAAELLAYANPQKLRVLIYATVQKIVFDTSGTRPRVTGVIFKDEKGNQHQALLSNRKGSEVILSSGAIGSPQMLILSGIGPKRELKRLKIPLVLANEHVGKGMADNPMNTILVPSKQPIEQSLIQTVGITKMGVYVEASTGFGQSPESIHTHYGVMSDKNELFSTIPTKQRRQAYISRNKYQLQEAFNGSFILEKLAYPISRGHLSLLNTNVDDNPKVTFNYFKHPVDLQRCVEAIRLVSKVVTSKRFLNYTQCDKQNVHKMLSMSVKANINLLRPKQVNDTKSMAQFCKDTVVTIWHYHGGCLVGKVVSPDRKVLGVNRLRVIDGSTFDESPGTNPQATVMMMGRYMGVKILRERLGNKAGV; translated from the exons ATGGCTCTCAAGCTTGTTCTCTTTGCTCTTCTCCTCTGTCTCCCAACTTCTATCTCCTCCTTAGCTTCTAAAG GTAAAGAGCAGAAGTTGAAGTATAATCCTTATCGTTACACGTTCATCGATAAAGCCAGCACATTCTCAGCATCGTCCTCGTCTTCATTTTCATCAAGCGGTAAAGATTCGACCTACGACTACATAGTCATCGGAGGTGGAACCGCAGGCTGTCCACTAGCCGCAACGCTGTCGCGTAATTTCAGCGTTCTTGTTTTGGAGAGAGGTGGCGTTCCGTTCACAAACGCAAACGTCTCTTTCCTCGGGAACTTCCACATCGGACTTGCTGACACGTCAGCTTCCTCCGCGTCTCAGGCGTTCGTTTCCACTGACGGCGTCTACAACGCTCGTGCGAGAGTTCTCGGCGGCGGTTCTTGTATTAACGCTGGTTTCTACTCCAGAGCCGATGCTGA GTTTGTGAAGCGAGCGGGATGGGATCCGAAGCTAGTGAATGAGTCGTATCCATGGGTGGAGCGAGAGATCGTTCATCAGCCTAAGTTGACGTTGTGGCAGAAAGCTCTAAGAGACAGTCTTTTAGAAGTTGGAGTTAGACCTTTCAATGGTTTCACTTACGACCACGTCTCCGGCACAAAAGTCGGCGGCACAATCTTCGATAGGTTTGGCCGTCGTCATACCGCGGCGGAGCTTCTCGCTTACGCAAACCCTCAGAAGCTAAGAGTCTTGATTTACGCCACCGTGCAGAAGATAGTCTTTGACACATCTG GAACAAGGCCTAGAGTAACAGGAGTGATATTCAAAGACGAGAAAGGTAATCAACACCAGGCTCTACTCTCGAACAGAAAGGGAAGTGAAGTGATCTTGTCTAGTGGAGCTATTGGGTCACCACAGATGCTGATATTAAGTGGGATTGGACCTAAGAGAGAGCTAAAGAGGCTGAAGATTCCTTTGGTTCTAGCGAATGAACATGTGGGGAAAGGAATGGCTGATAATCCAATGAACACCATCTTGGTGCCTTCAAAGCAGCCTATAGAGCAGTCACTTATCCAGACCGTTGGAATCACAAAGATGGGTGTGTATGTTGAAGCCAGCACTGGCTTTGGCCAATCCCCTGAGAGCATTCATACACACTATGGAGTTATGTCGGACAAG AATGAATTGTTTTCCACCATACCTACAAAGCAGAGAAGACAAGCTTACATCTCAAGAAACAAATACCAACTTCAAGAAGCATTCAATGGAAGTTTCATTTTGGAGAAACTAGCTTACCCAATCTCTAGAGGGCATTTGAGCTTACTCAACACAAATGTAGATGACAACCCTAAAGTCACATTCAACTACTTCAAACACCCGGTGGATCTCCAACGGTGTGTTGAAGCCATCCGTCTGGTTTCAAAAGTGGTGACGTCTAAGAGGTTCCTAAACTACACGCAGTGCGACAAGCAAAACGTCCACAAGATGCTTAGCATGAGTGTCAAGGCAAACATCAATCTA TTAAGACCAAAGCAAGTGAACGATACCAAATCTATGGCTCAGTTCTGTAAAGACACCGTTGTCACAATCTGGCACTATCATGGTGGTTGCCTTGTAGGTAAAGTTGTGAGCCCTGACCGCAAAGTTCTCGGTGTCAACAGGCTCAGAGTTATTGATGGTTCCACATTTGACGAGTCTCCTGGAACCAACCCACAAGCCACGGTCATGATGATGGGAAG ATACATGGGAGTCAAGATTCTTCGGGAGAGACTTGGAAACAAGGCAGGTGTTTAG